The following are from one region of the Nicotiana tomentosiformis chromosome 7, ASM39032v3, whole genome shotgun sequence genome:
- the LOC138895305 gene encoding proline-rich protein 3-like, whose translation MDSSDEIELVSDNPQGPSFEQESEEIRKLRQQLSDVYQAWIFGQPPPQSPSERTSTVPRATQPPLHAVSDHILPPGYVPNYNLHAAPGTSNIRPPVAPVRNTPHVVFGTPVYTIPPPPPMTRPNNEPPSLAYDVQYYSPNMDFRVSAPYNQTPQYESRVKTEKPAKTVEPDEMAKYGF comes from the coding sequence ATGGATAGCAGTGATGAAATCGAGTTAGTCAGTGACAATCCCCAAGGTCCGTCATTTGAGCAAGAGTCggaagaaataagaaaattgagacaacaactgtctgatgtatatcaagcttggattttcggtcagcctccaccccagAGTCCCTCAGAGAGAACTTCCACTGTACCCcgggctactcaaccaccgctccatgcagtgagcgatcacattctaccaccagggtatgtgccaaactacaaccTTCATGCTGCCCCTGGTACCTCTAATATacgacctccagtcgcaccggttAGGAACACCCCTCACGTCGTGTTTGGCACGCCGGTATATACAATCCCGCCACCACCTCCTATGACGAGGCCAAACAATGAGCCACCATCGCTTGCTTATGATgtccaatactactctccaaatatggattttagggtctcggctccatacaatcagactcctcagtacgagtcacgaGTGAAAACTGAAAAGCctgccaagacggttgagccggatgagatggccaAATATGGCTTTTAG